The following DNA comes from Bacillota bacterium.
GCTCAACGGAGACCCGAAATGTGCGGGAAGCATCCAAAGGTAGGCCCAGTGGACGTACCCACGAGATTCAAAGACTAATTGGTAGAGCCCTGCGCAGTATTGTGGATCTGACGACCATAGGGGAACGCACCATTTGGATAGATTGTGACGTGATTCAAGCCGATGGCGGGACCCGGACCGCATCGATTACTGGATCCTTTATCGCCCTGTGTGACGCCCTTTGGACCATCGGCGAGGGCGGTTCCTTTCCAGTATTGGACTATCTGGCCGCGGTGAGTGTTGGTGTGGTGGATGGAGTTCCGGTACTGGATCTGAATTACGAAGAGGATTCCCGGGCGGAAGTGGATATGAATGTAGTGATGACTGGTGCGGGAAAGTTTGTGGAGATTCAGGGTACCGCGGA
Coding sequences within:
- the rph gene encoding ribonuclease PH, with the translated sequence MERHDGRRPDEMREVKITRDFIKYAEGSVLIEVGDTKVVCTASIEDRVPAWLRGSGQGWITAEYGMLPRSTETRNVREASKGRPSGRTHEIQRLIGRALRSIVDLTTIGERTIWIDCDVIQADGGTRTASITGSFIALCDALWTIGEGGSFPVLDYLAAVSVGVVDGVPVLDLNYEEDSRAEVDMNVVMTGAGKFVEIQGTAEGAPFSRDTYNQMLELAEKGISQLVSMQSRLITEKMAGKIGGGKS